A stretch of the Candidatus Hydrogenedentota bacterium genome encodes the following:
- a CDS encoding Nif3-like dinuclear metal center hexameric protein: protein MKVRDICLLLDEIAPPGSAYSWDKSGLHTGDPDSEVCGVLVSLTVEPDTVKEAKRRKASLIVAHHPLIWTPLASLRRDDPCAALCLALAEANIACYSAHTNLDVVREGVSHCLGKVLEIEDMHPLLPVEHARLVKLVTFVPPDYLEILRSAVCDAGAGKIGDYTECTFSAPGTGTFKPAATADPFSGRKGVLNSEPELRFETLVPKVRLDRVLRAMFEVHPYEEPAYDIIALENPDPETGLGARGRLKAGISLGRFAEDVRSRLRTDHVRVAGELKRKVQQVAVIGGSGGSELKRVPRDVDVVVTGDVKYHEGLEARQRGLAVIDAGHEITERPIVPVLAQYLRKRCKGLRVYAYAEPQLFKIVTK, encoded by the coding sequence ATGAAAGTCCGCGACATCTGCTTGCTCCTTGATGAAATTGCTCCTCCGGGCTCAGCATATTCATGGGACAAGTCAGGATTGCATACCGGCGATCCTGATTCCGAAGTGTGCGGGGTTCTCGTGTCCCTTACTGTCGAGCCGGACACCGTGAAGGAGGCCAAACGCCGTAAGGCGTCGTTGATCGTTGCCCACCATCCGTTGATATGGACTCCTCTGGCTTCACTGAGGCGCGATGACCCCTGTGCCGCATTATGCTTGGCGCTGGCGGAGGCCAACATTGCCTGCTATTCGGCGCACACGAATCTGGATGTCGTGCGGGAAGGTGTCAGCCATTGTCTGGGCAAGGTTCTAGAGATCGAGGATATGCACCCTCTGCTTCCCGTCGAGCATGCCCGGCTGGTCAAGCTGGTCACCTTTGTTCCACCGGATTATCTGGAGATTCTTCGGAGCGCCGTCTGCGATGCCGGAGCAGGCAAAATCGGCGACTATACGGAGTGTACCTTTTCGGCGCCTGGCACCGGAACTTTCAAACCCGCTGCGACGGCTGACCCATTCAGCGGGCGCAAGGGCGTCCTCAATTCAGAACCCGAACTGCGCTTCGAGACACTCGTGCCAAAAGTCCGCCTGGACCGCGTCCTGCGCGCCATGTTCGAGGTCCACCCGTACGAGGAGCCTGCTTACGATATTATTGCGCTGGAAAATCCGGACCCCGAAACCGGCTTAGGAGCACGAGGCCGTCTAAAAGCCGGAATTTCCCTGGGGCGGTTTGCGGAGGACGTGCGTTCACGGTTGCGGACGGACCATGTGAGGGTGGCAGGCGAACTGAAAAGGAAGGTGCAGCAGGTGGCGGTTATTGGCGGCAGCGGCGGTTCGGAACTCAAACGCGTGCCGCGTGACGTGGATGTCGTCGTCACCGGCGATGTAAAGTACCATGAGGGACTCGAGGCCCGGCAAAGAGGGTTGGCGGTCATCGATGCCGGCCATGAAATCACCGAGCGGCCAATCGTCCCTGTTCTTGCGCAGTACTTGCGGAAACGATGCAAGGGGTTGCGTGTATATGCCTATGCTGAACCCCAGCTTTTCAAGATTGTGACAAAATGA
- a CDS encoding LON peptidase substrate-binding domain-containing protein, with protein MKMLLPLFPLELVVFPGEHLRLHIFEPRYKQLIAECRDTNASFGIPAYVDGGVAEYGTEMTLEEISRTYDNGEMDILTKGRRAFHLERFVRDVPGKLYSAGEVTFVNNLETSTATPKETLSKQFHRLHELLETGYQRDNFSGPNLSFQLGQEVGLTLYQKVKLLSLERESEREALIIEHMGDVIPKLEAVGETKRRIRGNGHFYKFSAIDF; from the coding sequence ATGAAGATGCTTCTGCCCCTGTTTCCTCTCGAATTGGTTGTTTTCCCCGGAGAACACCTCCGCCTGCATATCTTCGAACCGCGCTACAAACAACTGATTGCTGAATGCCGTGATACCAACGCCTCGTTCGGGATACCTGCTTACGTCGACGGAGGCGTGGCCGAGTACGGCACGGAGATGACCCTGGAAGAAATCAGCAGGACCTATGACAACGGCGAGATGGACATCCTCACCAAGGGCCGCCGCGCATTCCATCTTGAGCGCTTCGTGCGCGACGTCCCTGGAAAGCTGTATTCCGCGGGTGAAGTCACCTTTGTGAACAACCTCGAGACAAGCACCGCGACTCCCAAGGAAACCCTCTCAAAACAGTTCCACCGTCTCCATGAACTCCTCGAAACCGGTTATCAGCGAGACAATTTCTCGGGCCCGAACCTTTCTTTCCAGCTGGGCCAGGAAGTGGGATTAACCCTGTATCAGAAAGTGAAACTGCTTTCGTTGGAGCGCGAATCCGAACGCGAAGCACTCATCATTGAACATATGGGTGACGTCATCCCCAAATTGGAAGCGGTTGGAGAGACCAAACGCCGCATCCGCGGAAACGGTCATTTCTACAAGTTCTCGGCGATAGACTTCTGA
- the amrB gene encoding AmmeMemoRadiSam system protein B encodes MNSMTRRATAVAGQFYPSSPEKLAGAVRAFMDDSEVQPAPDAVRALIVPHAGYMYSGPTAGFAYQRIKGKQPKRVVLLGCSHRYAISRASVFVDGVFETPLGEFPIDSATARTLAQRTDSQSAEPHLLEHALEVQLPFLHAACGGPVPLVPILFGSHSSWHAELGRELADILGQDDLVVASTDLSHYLSQDKANQIDQRTLNAILSKDTDEVGWGIDEQRYSMCGSTAVICAMAFATAAGADTWRLLDYRTSADASKDYSQVVGYAAVSMETA; translated from the coding sequence ATGAACAGCATGACGAGACGCGCTACGGCGGTCGCAGGGCAATTCTACCCCTCGTCCCCCGAGAAATTGGCGGGAGCCGTACGAGCGTTCATGGATGATTCGGAAGTGCAACCCGCTCCTGATGCCGTGCGCGCACTGATCGTGCCTCACGCGGGGTATATGTATTCGGGTCCTACTGCCGGTTTTGCGTACCAGCGCATCAAGGGGAAACAGCCCAAACGCGTCGTCCTGCTGGGCTGTTCCCATCGCTACGCAATATCCCGGGCGTCGGTTTTCGTCGACGGTGTCTTTGAAACCCCCCTCGGCGAGTTCCCTATCGACAGCGCGACCGCGCGCACCCTGGCGCAGCGGACGGACAGCCAGTCGGCCGAGCCGCACCTCCTTGAGCATGCCCTCGAGGTCCAGTTGCCCTTCCTTCACGCCGCGTGCGGAGGACCGGTGCCGCTTGTTCCCATACTTTTCGGCTCCCATTCGTCCTGGCATGCGGAATTGGGCCGTGAACTGGCGGACATTCTTGGCCAAGACGATCTCGTTGTGGCCTCGACTGACCTCTCCCACTATCTCAGCCAGGACAAAGCCAATCAGATCGACCAGAGAACCCTTAACGCCATTCTGAGCAAAGATACTGACGAAGTGGGCTGGGGCATAGACGAGCAGCGCTATTCGATGTGCGGCTCGACCGCGGTGATCTGTGCGATGGCCTTCGCTACCGCCGCCGGCGCGGACACCTGGCGGCTCCTGGATTATCGAACGAGCGCCGACGCTTCGAAGGACTACAGCCAAGTTGTCGGTTACGCGGCCGTGTCTATGGAAACGGCCTGA
- a CDS encoding exodeoxyribonuclease III, which yields MHLHSWNVNGIRAIEKKGFVPWLLGTRADVICVQETKALPSDLSESVLSPDGYRSVWHSAKRRGYSGVATYFRKGFEPVRVEGLNIGKFDDEGRVQVLDFDSFVLVNAYFPNSQPERARIQYKLEFCRAIGKLGKELREAGKPMILCGDFNIAHREIDLARPKENVDNPGFYPEERRAMDRLLRAGYVDTFRHLTPGRGHYTWWSYRTNARARNIGWRLDYHVIDEGLLPRLQESRIHSDVQGSDHCPVSVAID from the coding sequence ATGCATCTTCACTCATGGAATGTGAACGGGATCCGTGCGATCGAAAAGAAGGGTTTTGTGCCTTGGCTGCTCGGGACCAGGGCCGACGTGATCTGTGTACAGGAGACCAAGGCGCTTCCCAGCGACCTCTCCGAGTCTGTTCTGTCCCCGGACGGGTACCGCAGCGTGTGGCACAGCGCGAAGCGCCGGGGGTATAGCGGTGTGGCAACGTATTTTCGAAAAGGATTCGAACCCGTGCGCGTCGAGGGTCTGAACATCGGGAAGTTTGACGACGAGGGGCGAGTCCAGGTGCTGGACTTTGACTCGTTTGTGCTCGTCAACGCGTATTTTCCGAACAGCCAGCCCGAACGGGCGCGAATCCAATACAAGCTTGAGTTCTGCCGCGCGATCGGCAAGCTCGGCAAGGAATTACGCGAAGCAGGCAAACCTATGATCCTGTGTGGCGACTTCAATATCGCACACCGCGAGATTGACCTGGCGCGTCCCAAAGAAAACGTCGACAACCCGGGGTTCTATCCGGAGGAGAGGCGTGCGATGGATCGGCTGCTTCGGGCGGGGTATGTGGACACGTTCCGGCACCTGACGCCGGGTCGGGGCCACTACACCTGGTGGTCGTACCGGACCAATGCCCGGGCCCGGAATATCGGCTGGCGGCTGGATTATCATGTAATCGACGAGGGGCTGTTGCCCAGGCTGCAGGAATCCCGGATACATTCCGATGTTCAGGGCTCGGACCATTGTCCGGTTTCCGTTGCCATCGATTGA
- a CDS encoding acyltransferase, with protein sequence MPSLKRKSKTMLLMLYLAIANHLVNRIPLNGVRNFLYRRLYGIRMGRGSVIHMGLFVEKPRWISIGEHTLINPNCILDGRSRLTIGNNVDIAMQVAIFTLAHDIRSADYEVKGAPVVIEDRVTVFSRATILPGVRIGEGAVVAAGTVVTRDVDPYTVVAGNPARKIGVRPRDLTYTLHVTRYFH encoded by the coding sequence ATGCCAAGCCTGAAACGCAAAAGCAAGACTATGTTGCTCATGCTCTATTTGGCGATTGCCAATCACTTGGTGAATAGGATTCCCTTGAACGGCGTGCGGAACTTCCTCTACCGCCGCCTTTACGGCATCAGAATGGGCCGCGGCTCCGTCATCCACATGGGCCTTTTTGTCGAGAAGCCCCGTTGGATTTCCATTGGAGAGCACACCCTTATCAACCCCAACTGTATCCTGGACGGACGAAGCCGCTTGACCATCGGCAATAATGTCGATATTGCCATGCAAGTCGCGATTTTTACCCTCGCGCACGATATTCGTTCTGCTGATTATGAAGTGAAGGGTGCGCCCGTCGTAATCGAAGACCGTGTCACCGTATTCTCCCGGGCGACTATACTCCCCGGCGTGCGCATCGGCGAAGGTGCTGTTGTGGCGGCGGGAACCGTGGTCACGCGGGACGTGGACCCCTATACCGTTGTGGCAGGAAACCCCGCCCGAAAAATCGGCGTTCGGCCCCGGGACTTGACCTACACCCTGCACGTGACGCGGTATTTTCACTGA
- the tsaE gene encoding tRNA (adenosine(37)-N6)-threonylcarbamoyltransferase complex ATPase subunit type 1 TsaE, whose amino-acid sequence MNAEWVIQTASPEETRALGAALAGLLPRGSVVALRGELATGKTCLVSGMARCFAGADYVHSPTFTLVNQYGENPSLLHVDLYRLSGPEEVEDLGYAELFDSDDICVIEWAERAETLLPENRLDILLEHAGRDLRRLTLRNRNLLGNGWQEHLSRATGHKRG is encoded by the coding sequence ATGAACGCGGAATGGGTAATACAGACCGCATCGCCCGAGGAAACGCGCGCGCTCGGGGCCGCCTTGGCGGGACTGCTGCCGCGCGGCTCCGTCGTTGCTCTGCGCGGGGAGCTGGCGACGGGCAAGACGTGCCTGGTTTCAGGAATGGCCCGTTGTTTCGCCGGCGCGGATTATGTCCACAGCCCAACCTTTACCCTGGTCAATCAGTACGGCGAAAACCCTTCCCTGCTGCACGTCGATCTATACAGGTTAAGCGGCCCGGAAGAGGTCGAAGATCTGGGATACGCGGAATTGTTCGATTCCGACGATATTTGCGTCATCGAGTGGGCCGAGCGCGCTGAAACGCTGCTTCCCGAAAACAGGCTGGACATTCTGCTCGAGCATGCTGGCCGAGACCTCCGCCGGCTCACCTTACGCAACCGTAATCTGCTTGGGAACGGCTGGCAAGAGCATCTCTCGCGCGCGACTGGCCACAAACGGGGTTAA
- a CDS encoding glycosyltransferase, with translation MRILMMSTSFPYPPTHGGALRVWNILAQVAHRHSVTLLAMVPPDTEPSRDAVAEVLKLARRVELVPLPKSLAARIWNASASLFTATPYTIANFRVPAFEEKIREMLAEERYDLVHAHYLHIAQYHEAFGDMVRYFDCQNINRHLWARYAESPSTGALRGVFARRQARLLERFEPAIWKKFDVVTFCSEDERDYAAEHLPGGPYFVSPNGVDCAYFQPFQTEPEQHAIVFSASMNATQNIDAAVYLAEDILPLIRARYSDSMLYLVGQKPAPEVKRLASANIVVTGTVDDVRPYAEKAAVYVAPIRIGGGTRLKILEAMAMEKAVVSTTVGAEGIRCTAGEDIILADSTEGFASSVLALFEHPEERLKLGRAARKLVETTYEWSAIGEKIEQYYQIACENARKRRGRPA, from the coding sequence GTGAGAATCCTGATGATGTCCACGTCGTTTCCCTATCCCCCGACCCACGGGGGCGCTCTGCGGGTGTGGAACATTCTTGCGCAGGTCGCACACCGGCATTCGGTAACATTGCTTGCCATGGTGCCGCCGGACACCGAACCGTCGCGGGATGCCGTTGCCGAGGTACTCAAACTGGCTCGGCGTGTGGAACTGGTTCCGTTGCCGAAAAGCTTGGCGGCGCGAATCTGGAATGCTTCAGCGTCGCTGTTTACCGCGACCCCGTATACCATTGCGAATTTCCGGGTTCCCGCTTTCGAGGAAAAGATTCGGGAAATGCTCGCGGAAGAGCGTTACGACCTTGTCCATGCCCACTATCTTCACATAGCCCAGTACCACGAGGCTTTCGGGGACATGGTTCGCTATTTCGACTGCCAGAATATCAACCGGCACCTGTGGGCGCGTTACGCCGAGTCCCCATCGACCGGCGCACTCCGCGGTGTTTTTGCGCGCCGCCAAGCCCGCCTTCTGGAACGCTTCGAACCGGCCATCTGGAAGAAATTCGACGTGGTGACCTTTTGCTCGGAAGACGAGCGGGACTATGCCGCCGAACACTTGCCAGGCGGCCCGTACTTCGTATCGCCTAACGGCGTGGATTGCGCATATTTCCAGCCATTTCAGACCGAACCGGAGCAGCATGCTATCGTATTCAGCGCGTCCATGAACGCAACCCAGAATATCGATGCGGCCGTTTACCTGGCAGAAGACATTCTTCCGTTGATCCGGGCGCGTTACTCAGACAGTATGCTCTATCTCGTTGGCCAGAAGCCCGCGCCGGAGGTAAAGCGTCTGGCCTCGGCGAACATCGTAGTCACGGGGACTGTGGATGACGTGCGTCCCTATGCAGAAAAAGCCGCGGTATATGTGGCGCCCATTCGTATCGGCGGGGGGACGCGCCTGAAAATCCTGGAAGCAATGGCGATGGAGAAGGCCGTGGTATCAACTACTGTCGGAGCAGAAGGGATCCGGTGCACTGCGGGCGAAGACATCATCCTCGCCGACAGCACGGAGGGGTTTGCGTCGTCGGTACTCGCCCTGTTTGAACATCCTGAGGAGCGGTTGAAACTCGGCCGGGCAGCCAGAAAGCTTGTCGAAACCACATATGAATGGAGCGCGATTGGAGAGAAGATAGAGCAGTATTATCAGATAGCATGCGAGAACGCGCGGAAACGGCGGGGGAGACCGGCATGA
- a CDS encoding glycosyltransferase, protein MKVLFLTPRLPYPPAGGDKVTVYSHIRLLSPLVESIHLLSLIEDDRETESARAFQSEFPNLTVETIRLSRTRSRCNAVLGLAASAEPLQVHYYHSARFARRAAELARENAFDACYAHLVRMAPYARNLPVPVKTLCMTDCLTLRYERSAPYAKGIARHIERIERERMAAFETRCTEDFLFSIVVTDLDRQKLLELGARGQIVVIPFGVDLGMFCPEESERRDSDTVVFLGNLHSAPNRDAVRYFVDTIWPRIRKRKPSARFIIVGVNAPSWIQRLHGKKGIEVAGAVADVRPFLRRAACTVCPMRIGAGIQTKNLESLALKTPVVSTTVGFEGLEAQEGEGVLVADSPQEFADRVLLVLTDSGQRTRLGEAGRRIIEERYDWNTRAQALYSLLSGKLPGTGVGQAP, encoded by the coding sequence ATGAAGGTCCTCTTCCTCACACCGCGTCTGCCCTATCCTCCGGCTGGCGGCGACAAGGTGACTGTTTACAGCCACATCCGGCTGTTATCGCCACTGGTCGAGTCCATCCATCTTCTTTCCCTGATTGAGGACGACCGAGAAACAGAATCCGCGCGCGCATTCCAGTCCGAGTTCCCGAATCTCACCGTCGAAACCATCCGGCTCTCCCGTACCCGGTCGCGGTGCAACGCGGTTCTGGGGCTTGCAGCGTCGGCTGAACCGCTGCAGGTTCATTACTATCATTCCGCGCGCTTTGCCCGCCGCGCAGCAGAACTGGCCCGAGAAAACGCGTTTGATGCCTGCTACGCTCATCTCGTGCGCATGGCGCCTTACGCCAGGAACCTTCCGGTACCCGTCAAGACCTTGTGTATGACCGATTGCCTCACCCTTCGCTATGAGCGCTCCGCTCCTTACGCAAAGGGAATCGCGCGCCACATCGAAAGAATCGAGAGAGAACGTATGGCAGCCTTCGAGACCCGCTGCACGGAAGACTTCCTCTTTTCCATCGTGGTTACGGACCTTGACCGGCAGAAGCTCCTTGAACTCGGAGCGCGTGGCCAAATCGTTGTGATCCCGTTTGGAGTGGACCTCGGCATGTTCTGTCCTGAAGAAAGCGAGCGGCGCGATTCGGACACCGTCGTTTTTCTTGGCAACCTTCACAGCGCGCCCAACCGCGATGCGGTACGTTATTTCGTGGATACCATTTGGCCACGGATTCGAAAGCGGAAGCCAAGTGCCCGATTTATCATCGTTGGTGTCAATGCTCCAAGCTGGATTCAGCGTCTGCATGGTAAAAAGGGCATTGAAGTTGCCGGGGCCGTCGCCGATGTCCGCCCATTTTTGCGCCGGGCCGCATGCACGGTGTGCCCTATGCGGATCGGGGCAGGGATTCAGACCAAGAATCTCGAGTCTCTCGCCCTGAAGACGCCGGTCGTCAGCACAACCGTTGGTTTCGAAGGGCTGGAGGCGCAAGAGGGGGAAGGGGTGCTTGTGGCAGACTCTCCGCAGGAATTCGCCGACAGGGTTCTTCTGGTGCTCACGGATTCCGGGCAACGGACACGGCTGGGCGAGGCAGGCCGCAGAATCATCGAAGAGCGCTATGATTGGAATACCCGGGCTCAGGCGTTGTATTCCCTGCTTTCGGGCAAATTGCCTGGGACGGGAGTGGGGCAGGCACCGTAG
- a CDS encoding protein kinase, translating into MRYIIWFWDLADWPLRYAEKLADKEFAAAFHLIARLFVILAALYILVDLSSRIHKIVRRGRRTTWVDAADIDALASTKNVDVVNQVRSRQLLKEQARQLKEAKDYGKLANLYSEAGHPKEAAKWYRKIGNHHKEAMEIAKSGNTLKAAQLFLKEGDYESAAQYFMENARYQDAAAAYEKAGKPVLAASAYGRAGNIAKALQMFVNYFRTTGDAMEIQVQAATECYKTIQDEQIAASLSEAQRRELHPLLAERFERANNHDVAARLFRSGGDLVRAGETYILAGNLEEAAVCMNEAGKKQEASRIVGRFHEGKGNWKEAGTAYAAAGDFLRAGEAFSKAKDAGRAADCFLRAGEYYRAGLAFAHAGRFADAIKVLQRVKEDHPTFEISRGLLGRCFYEMHDYAHCVAALENHLTGKRVDTALLEYFYMLALAYEQTGRLDDSLQILRKIHTVDLEFRDVSQRISSISTRISMKAGPGTVLQPGAQGATGGQMMKSVENALEGRYELQKELGRGGMGVVYLARDKQLDRPVALKFLGSLIDDSEEFRERFVREARTAAKISHPNIVSIYDISASEGRAYIAMEYVEGVSLYRYLAKKGALMPREAVNFIVQACSALGAIHKAGITHRDIKPENILIAKGGLIKIMDFGLAKSEDNRLTRAGVVMGTPSYMSPEQALGKESDARSDIYSIGMVLHECLTGKIVFASGNVIQRQVQEMPPPPSAENDKIPEALDDIVMKCIQKKPEERYQNMERLAADLRVLSLGD; encoded by the coding sequence ATGCGCTACATCATCTGGTTTTGGGACTTGGCCGATTGGCCGCTGCGGTATGCCGAAAAGCTTGCCGACAAGGAGTTTGCGGCGGCGTTTCACCTGATAGCCCGGCTTTTTGTGATTCTGGCGGCTCTGTACATTCTTGTTGATCTGAGTTCGCGCATTCACAAGATTGTCCGGCGCGGGCGCCGTACCACCTGGGTGGATGCGGCCGACATTGACGCCCTCGCTTCCACGAAAAACGTAGATGTGGTTAACCAGGTGCGTTCACGTCAGCTGTTGAAGGAACAGGCGCGCCAGCTCAAGGAAGCAAAGGACTACGGCAAGCTCGCAAACCTGTACTCCGAGGCGGGACATCCCAAGGAAGCAGCCAAGTGGTACAGGAAAATCGGCAACCACCACAAGGAAGCCATGGAGATTGCCAAGTCAGGCAATACGCTCAAAGCGGCCCAGCTCTTTTTGAAGGAAGGCGACTACGAGTCTGCCGCGCAGTATTTCATGGAGAACGCGCGGTATCAGGACGCTGCCGCGGCCTATGAAAAGGCCGGTAAACCGGTACTCGCAGCCTCGGCTTACGGCAGAGCCGGCAACATAGCCAAAGCGCTTCAGATGTTTGTCAATTACTTCAGGACTACGGGCGACGCCATGGAAATCCAGGTCCAGGCGGCGACCGAATGCTACAAGACGATTCAAGACGAACAGATAGCCGCATCGCTCAGCGAAGCGCAGCGGCGCGAACTCCATCCGCTTCTCGCGGAACGCTTCGAACGGGCAAACAACCACGATGTTGCTGCCCGTCTTTTCCGCAGCGGAGGCGATCTGGTGCGGGCCGGAGAAACCTACATACTCGCCGGCAATCTCGAGGAAGCCGCGGTTTGCATGAATGAGGCAGGAAAGAAGCAGGAGGCCTCGCGCATCGTCGGCCGGTTCCATGAGGGCAAAGGAAACTGGAAGGAAGCGGGCACTGCCTATGCTGCCGCCGGCGATTTTCTCCGGGCTGGGGAGGCCTTTTCCAAGGCCAAAGACGCCGGCCGGGCAGCCGACTGCTTCCTGCGCGCCGGGGAGTATTACCGGGCGGGGTTGGCCTTCGCTCATGCAGGGCGGTTCGCGGATGCTATCAAGGTTCTGCAGCGCGTAAAGGAAGACCATCCTACGTTTGAGATCTCGCGGGGACTACTCGGTCGTTGTTTCTACGAAATGCACGATTACGCTCACTGTGTCGCGGCTCTCGAGAATCATCTCACGGGAAAACGGGTCGACACCGCGCTGCTCGAGTACTTCTACATGTTGGCACTCGCTTATGAACAAACGGGACGCCTTGATGATTCTCTTCAAATCCTGCGCAAAATCCACACTGTGGACCTTGAATTCCGTGACGTAAGCCAGCGCATATCAAGCATTTCCACGCGGATCAGCATGAAGGCGGGACCCGGTACCGTGCTTCAGCCGGGAGCTCAGGGCGCCACTGGCGGACAGATGATGAAATCAGTGGAGAATGCCCTCGAAGGACGTTACGAGCTCCAGAAGGAACTGGGACGCGGTGGTATGGGCGTGGTCTATCTTGCCCGGGATAAGCAATTGGACCGGCCTGTCGCACTGAAATTCCTGGGCTCGCTCATCGATGATTCGGAGGAGTTTCGGGAGCGGTTTGTGCGGGAGGCTCGCACTGCGGCGAAGATCTCCCACCCGAACATCGTGAGCATTTACGATATCAGCGCAAGTGAAGGCCGCGCATACATTGCAATGGAATACGTCGAGGGAGTGAGCCTCTACCGCTACCTGGCCAAGAAGGGCGCGCTGATGCCGCGCGAAGCCGTGAATTTCATCGTGCAAGCCTGTTCGGCGCTCGGGGCAATTCATAAAGCGGGCATTACCCACCGCGATATCAAGCCCGAGAATATCCTGATTGCCAAGGGCGGTCTTATCAAGATCATGGACTTCGGTCTGGCGAAATCCGAAGACAACCGCCTCACGCGGGCCGGCGTCGTCATGGGAACGCCAAGCTACATGTCGCCCGAGCAGGCTTTGGGAAAAGAATCGGATGCGCGCAGCGACATCTACTCGATTGGCATGGTGTTGCACGAATGCCTTACCGGAAAAATCGTCTTCGCCAGCGGAAACGTTATCCAGCGCCAGGTACAAGAGATGCCGCCGCCGCCAAGCGCCGAAAACGATAAGATCCCCGAGGCACTCGATGATATCGTGATGAAATGCATCCAAAAGAAACCCGAAGAACGGTACCAGAACATGGAACGCCTGGCGGCGGACCTGCGAGTTTTGAGCCTTGGCGATTAA
- the glgA gene encoding glycogen synthase GlgA, which translates to MTAKRKDEPLKVLFVASEVAPLAKTGGLADVANSLPKALISMGHDVRLAMPCYATLDKKWLGNRLGTFMVYLGGTHIAGAVRLSSLPGSNAPIYLIEQGLYFARSGLYQADGQPYSDNLERFAFFSLGALEGVAQTGWVPDVVHCNDWHTALVPALLKVSQRVNPTWRGLPTVFTIHNLTYQGRFPGGQFYHTGLPEHLFAPDYLEFYGDVNVMKAGIAFSSKINTVSPRYAEEIQTPEGGCGLDGFLRTRSADVSGILNGIDYSEWNPWRDPLIEARFSRNRLTGKARCKSALQQTLNLPVKNVPLFCCVSRLVYEKGIDLLIESLDALLLEDLQIVVLGSGDPELERRLAETSQRNPERLKVVLRYDEELAHQFYAGCDYFLMPSRSEPCGLSQMYSLAYGTLPVVHRTGGLANTVQDATPQNIEAGEATGIVFCHPSAQALQEAVRRALSLYSNPTVLERLRKAGMTENFSWERSSRAYQALYREAMAKP; encoded by the coding sequence ATGACTGCGAAGCGAAAAGACGAGCCGTTGAAGGTCCTGTTTGTTGCGTCAGAGGTTGCTCCCCTCGCGAAGACGGGCGGGCTTGCCGATGTCGCCAACTCCCTTCCCAAGGCGCTCATCTCGATGGGACACGACGTTCGGCTCGCGATGCCGTGCTACGCGACGCTCGACAAGAAATGGCTCGGTAACCGGCTTGGCACGTTCATGGTGTACCTGGGAGGCACTCACATCGCTGGCGCGGTTCGCCTATCGTCGCTGCCAGGTTCCAATGCGCCAATCTACCTGATCGAACAGGGACTGTATTTCGCGCGCAGCGGTTTGTACCAGGCGGACGGCCAACCCTATTCGGACAACCTCGAACGGTTTGCGTTTTTCTCGCTCGGCGCGCTCGAGGGGGTAGCCCAAACTGGCTGGGTCCCCGACGTGGTACACTGCAACGACTGGCACACGGCGCTGGTTCCGGCGCTTTTGAAAGTCTCGCAGCGGGTCAATCCCACATGGCGCGGTTTGCCGACGGTTTTTACTATCCACAACCTGACTTACCAGGGGCGTTTTCCAGGCGGCCAGTTCTATCACACGGGTCTGCCCGAGCATCTGTTCGCACCCGATTACCTCGAGTTCTACGGCGATGTAAACGTGATGAAGGCAGGTATCGCGTTCTCCAGCAAGATCAACACGGTGAGTCCGCGCTATGCAGAGGAGATTCAGACCCCCGAGGGAGGGTGTGGCTTAGACGGGTTCCTGCGTACGCGTTCGGCTGACGTGAGCGGGATTCTCAACGGGATTGACTACTCGGAATGGAACCCCTGGAGAGACCCGCTCATCGAAGCCCGTTTTTCGCGGAACAGACTGACCGGCAAGGCCCGATGCAAGTCCGCTCTGCAACAAACACTCAATTTGCCGGTGAAAAACGTTCCTCTGTTCTGCTGCGTTTCGCGTCTGGTCTACGAAAAGGGAATAGATCTGCTTATCGAGTCGCTTGACGCTCTTCTCCTAGAAGATCTTCAGATCGTTGTTCTGGGTTCGGGAGATCCCGAACTGGAACGGCGTCTGGCGGAAACATCTCAGAGGAATCCCGAACGGCTCAAGGTCGTGTTGCGGTACGACGAAGAGCTGGCTCATCAGTTTTATGCCGGATGCGATTACTTTCTCATGCCCTCGCGTTCGGAACCCTGCGGACTCTCGCAGATGTACAGTCTGGCTTACGGGACCCTGCCCGTCGTGCATCGTACGGGAGGTCTGGCCAACACGGTCCAGGACGCCACGCCTCAGAATATCGAGGCAGGGGAAGCGACGGGGATCGTCTTCTGCCACCCCAGCGCGCAAGCGTTACAGGAGGCAGTGCGGCGCGCCCTCAGCCTCTACTCAAACCCCACGGTATTGGAACGCCTTCGAAAAGCAGGAATGACCGAGAACTTCTCTTGGGAGCGCTCCTCCCGCGCCTACCAGGCACTCTATCGAGAGGCGATGGCAAAACCCTGA